From the Bdellovibrio reynosensis genome, one window contains:
- a CDS encoding DUF6527 family protein has protein sequence MIYATASHLCCCGCGSEVVTPLTPTDWRLTFDGTTVSLDPSIGNWSFPCQSHYWITRSRTRWSNHWSKERVNFSRAIDSKRKQDFYEKESLTSSTPSKSKAKENWLYRILQCLR, from the coding sequence ATGATATACGCCACGGCTTCTCACTTGTGCTGCTGTGGCTGCGGAAGCGAGGTTGTCACACCGCTCACCCCAACAGACTGGCGCTTAACTTTCGATGGAACCACCGTGTCACTCGACCCCTCAATTGGGAATTGGAGCTTTCCTTGCCAGTCCCACTACTGGATAACTCGCAGTAGAACTAGATGGTCAAATCATTGGTCAAAAGAAAGAGTGAATTTTTCTAGGGCGATTGACTCTAAGAGAAAGCAGGACTTCTACGAAAAAGAAAGCTTAACCTCCAGCACACCATCCAAATCAAAAGCCAAAGAGAATTGGTTGTATCGAATCCTTCAATGCCTTAGGTAG
- a CDS encoding site-specific integrase, whose amino-acid sequence MAKQRSLEGFRISADGRFTGFIYHDRKTQETTRFGFKQGWPENIRTLESAKKERGRILGKIDARMTEAADRIAWQKKYSDFDKLSDEYVIWIKETLKRATVESYLSNVKNYVFYYFINREGLNNIETWPKNYKEFRNFLKQAPALKISKKLSTNSRNNCIKALNSFMKFMEEEHYMGPFPRCKEFKTGKADRRGLEDLYTDGEIQKLISNSHDAVTAGENGDLYSLFFKLLSQSGMRVNEQLGLHVGSFTFGSVPEAKRALFKRIAEAGYSIYGYILLTDQPELESLYDSKRKVPRGPLKARDEIAPEYNRYIPLIDEETATQLATLVSRRLKEQKCAKQDNLIFGFTYAQMYKVLCELRSKGKIKAGADVHSLRHTFSTELTKRCQGDKTVSAEVLGQSERIAERYVHLNEEIERERRQDCNISSPERRVKKVTF is encoded by the coding sequence ATGGCTAAGCAGAGATCGCTCGAAGGATTCAGAATATCAGCTGATGGTCGATTCACTGGATTTATCTATCATGACCGAAAAACGCAAGAGACGACTAGATTTGGATTTAAGCAAGGTTGGCCTGAAAACATTCGAACACTAGAGAGTGCAAAAAAAGAGCGCGGTAGAATTTTAGGTAAGATTGACGCTCGTATGACGGAGGCAGCTGATCGAATTGCTTGGCAGAAGAAGTATTCTGATTTTGATAAGCTAAGTGATGAATACGTCATTTGGATAAAAGAAACTCTGAAAAGAGCAACAGTAGAGTCATATCTGTCGAATGTGAAAAACTACGTTTTCTATTATTTTATTAATCGCGAAGGTCTGAACAATATAGAAACCTGGCCAAAAAACTATAAAGAATTCAGAAATTTTTTGAAGCAAGCGCCTGCACTTAAAATTAGCAAGAAGCTAAGTACGAACTCCCGGAATAATTGCATAAAAGCGCTGAATTCATTTATGAAGTTTATGGAGGAAGAGCACTACATGGGTCCGTTCCCCCGTTGCAAGGAGTTTAAAACAGGTAAGGCAGATCGTCGGGGATTAGAAGACCTATATACAGATGGAGAAATACAAAAATTGATTTCAAATAGCCATGACGCTGTTACAGCTGGCGAGAATGGCGATTTATACAGTTTGTTTTTCAAACTTCTATCCCAGAGTGGCATGAGGGTTAATGAGCAGCTGGGTCTTCACGTGGGCTCCTTTACTTTCGGATCAGTTCCAGAAGCTAAGCGAGCTTTATTTAAAAGAATTGCCGAGGCAGGGTATTCAATTTATGGCTATATTCTTCTGACTGATCAGCCAGAGTTGGAATCGCTATATGATTCCAAGCGAAAAGTTCCGAGAGGTCCACTGAAGGCTCGCGACGAGATTGCACCTGAATACAATCGCTATATTCCGCTAATTGACGAAGAAACTGCGACACAGCTTGCGACCTTAGTTTCCCGCAGACTTAAAGAACAAAAATGTGCCAAGCAAGATAATCTGATTTTCGGATTTACATATGCGCAAATGTACAAAGTGTTATGTGAATTGAGATCGAAAGGTAAAATAAAAGCCGGCGCGGATGTCCATTCTCTTCGCCACACATTTTCCACCGAGCTAACAAAAAGATGCCAAGGAGATAAGACGGTTTCGGCAGAAGTATTAGGTCAAAGTGAACGCATCGCCGAGAGATATGTTCACCTAAATGAAGAGATCGAAAGAGAGCGCAGGCAAGATTGCAATATATCGTCGCCAGAGCGCAGGGTAAAAAAGGTAACATTTTAG